One genomic window of Methanosarcina acetivorans C2A includes the following:
- a CDS encoding HEAT repeat domain-containing protein, producing MDEKKKSLRKKVERSVFAGNRAAAAKELGSTGDPEAVPILIKALEDSSPKVKIAASDALGRLNDPAAVPGLIKMLAEPESTVKKTAIIALGKIGTPEAVSGIVKGFSDPDKFVQKESVKALMKIGSLEAVSGLTKALGSSDIPLKKTSIIALGKINTYEAGCGLIKALEDPDNRVRQRAVKTLGKRGNPDVLEDLMEALKDSRQPVQEAASEALRKIIAASDSVPVLVKALDATDRNVRKAAIEALWKAGTPEAIPPLLRELDDADWYLRSRAADALADIASPEAALGLIKVMDIHDSPVKKIIVNALGKIGTVEAVEGLVKALEDLDSSVRETAALVLGKTGKTEAVPGLLKALHDSKNAVQEAAVISLGDLKAKDAVPELLKILDDPEAMTHKAVISALEKIGTPEAVSGLARALENHGASVRKAALKALERVEKSGNTLEKVKNLGTSGFEVSE from the coding sequence ATGGATGAGAAAAAAAAGAGTTTAAGAAAGAAGGTCGAACGCTCTGTTTTCGCGGGGAACAGGGCAGCCGCTGCAAAAGAGCTGGGGAGTACCGGAGACCCTGAGGCTGTTCCCATTCTGATTAAGGCGCTTGAAGATTCCAGCCCGAAGGTAAAAATTGCGGCTTCGGATGCGCTGGGGAGACTTAACGACCCTGCTGCAGTCCCGGGTCTGATTAAAATGCTTGCTGAACCTGAAAGTACTGTCAAGAAAACTGCAATAATTGCTCTGGGAAAGATAGGCACACCGGAGGCAGTTTCCGGAATTGTTAAAGGGTTCAGTGATCCGGATAAGTTCGTACAAAAAGAATCGGTAAAAGCCCTGATGAAAATAGGGTCTCTGGAAGCTGTTTCAGGGCTTACGAAAGCTCTTGGGAGTTCGGATATCCCCCTAAAAAAAACTTCAATAATCGCCCTTGGGAAAATAAATACTTATGAAGCGGGCTGCGGGCTTATAAAAGCTCTTGAAGACCCGGACAACAGGGTAAGGCAGCGAGCTGTGAAAACCCTTGGAAAAAGGGGCAACCCGGATGTCCTTGAAGATCTGATGGAGGCGCTGAAAGACTCAAGACAACCGGTACAGGAAGCGGCATCCGAAGCCCTCCGCAAAATAATAGCTGCATCAGACTCGGTCCCCGTTCTGGTAAAGGCACTGGATGCAACTGACAGAAATGTCAGGAAAGCTGCAATAGAAGCTCTCTGGAAAGCAGGTACCCCTGAAGCCATTCCCCCCCTTTTGAGGGAGCTTGATGACGCAGACTGGTATTTGAGAAGTCGGGCTGCTGACGCACTTGCAGACATCGCTTCCCCTGAAGCCGCCCTGGGGCTTATTAAAGTCATGGATATCCATGACAGTCCTGTAAAGAAAATAATAGTGAATGCCCTTGGAAAAATCGGGACGGTTGAAGCCGTTGAAGGTTTGGTCAAAGCCCTTGAAGACCTTGATAGCTCGGTCCGGGAGACTGCAGCCCTTGTGCTTGGAAAGACAGGAAAAACAGAAGCTGTGCCAGGGCTTTTGAAAGCACTTCATGATTCGAAAAATGCCGTCCAGGAAGCTGCTGTGATCTCGCTTGGAGACCTGAAGGCAAAGGATGCGGTTCCTGAACTACTAAAAATCCTTGATGACCCTGAGGCTATGACGCATAAAGCCGTAATTTCTGCACTCGAAAAAATAGGTACACCCGAAGCAGTTTCGGGTCTTGCAAGAGCTCTTGAGAATCATGGCGCTTCCGTAAGAAAAGCTGCATTAAAGGCTCTCGAAAGAGTTGAGAAATCAGGCAATACCCTGGAAAAGGTAAAAAACCTCGGAACTTCAGGTTTCGAGGTTTCAGAATAA
- a CDS encoding right-handed parallel beta-helix repeat-containing protein, producing MNKYLVSRNVVALLLATSIITLITLAGCGCLFDSDSSGGSESDRTSASITTKAYAQSGGTSAQATQAITASNPDESSIKVTDGGTFTLSDSTIKKTGNTSSNENSDFYGLNAAVLAESGSKVKLTNCTVSTSANGANAVFATGTRSSIVLSDVEIKTTGDGSRGVDATFTGNITCTDVDISTEGQHCAAIATDRGSGTVTVTGGTMNTAGDGSPGIYSTGVIKVSKAVITATGSEAAVIEGKNSITITNVTLSGAKKYGVMLYQSFSGDAEVGTSIFKMNGGSLTAEVGPLFYVTNTDSVIELKGADLTATSGTLLTASADKWGNTGSNGGVVTLKAEEEVLNGDITCDSLSSVTVILENGTSLTGAINADNTAGSIALILDSTSTWDVTGTSYLTSLTNKGPTLANIKDNGYTIYYDADESTNSWLKGRTYTLNGGGKLTPFTSSV from the coding sequence ATGAACAAATATCTTGTATCTCGAAATGTAGTCGCGCTGCTGCTGGCCACCAGTATTATCACACTCATTACGCTCGCTGGCTGCGGATGCTTATTCGACTCTGACAGTTCAGGGGGGTCTGAGTCGGACAGAACATCGGCGTCAATAACAACTAAGGCATATGCACAGAGTGGCGGGACTTCAGCCCAGGCAACCCAGGCAATTACTGCATCTAATCCTGATGAAAGCAGCATAAAAGTTACTGATGGAGGAACTTTTACTCTATCCGATTCAACAATAAAAAAGACTGGAAACACTTCTTCGAATGAAAACAGTGACTTTTACGGCCTCAATGCTGCAGTACTGGCAGAGTCAGGCAGTAAGGTGAAACTCACCAACTGTACGGTGAGCACGAGTGCCAATGGTGCCAATGCTGTCTTTGCAACGGGTACGAGGTCTTCAATTGTCCTGTCTGATGTAGAGATCAAGACCACAGGTGATGGTTCAAGAGGCGTGGATGCAACCTTTACTGGAAACATAACCTGTACCGATGTGGATATCAGCACTGAAGGGCAGCACTGCGCAGCCATTGCAACGGACAGGGGCAGCGGAACTGTGACCGTTACAGGCGGGACTATGAACACGGCAGGAGACGGTTCTCCAGGAATTTATTCAACAGGTGTTATTAAGGTTTCCAAAGCCGTAATTACTGCGACCGGGTCCGAAGCTGCCGTAATAGAAGGAAAGAACTCCATTACCATTACGAATGTTACCCTCTCGGGCGCAAAAAAATACGGAGTAATGCTGTATCAGAGCTTCTCCGGGGATGCCGAAGTGGGCACCAGCATCTTTAAGATGAATGGCGGGTCCCTTACGGCTGAAGTCGGTCCCCTGTTCTATGTTACGAACACAGACTCTGTAATCGAGTTAAAAGGTGCGGATTTAACTGCAACATCAGGCACGCTTCTCACAGCCAGTGCCGACAAGTGGGGAAATACGGGTTCAAACGGTGGTGTAGTGACCCTTAAGGCCGAAGAGGAAGTTCTTAACGGGGACATTACCTGTGATAGCCTCAGTTCGGTCACAGTCATACTCGAGAATGGAACCAGCCTGACAGGAGCTATAAATGCGGACAATACAGCTGGCTCAATTGCCCTTATCCTGGACTCGACCAGCACCTGGGACGTGACCGGGACTTCCTACCTTACGAGCCTGACTAATAAAGGCCCCACCCTGGCCAATATTAAAGACAACGGCTACACTATCTATTATGACGCAGATGAAAGTACAAATAGCTGGCTTAAGGGTAGAACATATACCCTGAATGGTGGGGGAAAACTTACCCCCTTCACAAGTTCGGTGTAA
- a CDS encoding ArsR/SmtB family transcription factor: MPENPEENLLVLQLSEDSRKIARLLSNETSIRILKLLYRRSMSAADIADELEVRLNTLKYNLDSLLEAGLIRVRQVKWSRKGREIKVYEAVEKVIILLPGKRSPDMSLILTMLRQHSLKSPEGSDVSGVYCEPGI, from the coding sequence ATGCCTGAAAACCCTGAGGAAAATTTGTTGGTCCTGCAGCTTTCCGAAGATTCTAGGAAAATTGCCAGACTCCTCTCTAATGAGACTTCGATCAGGATCCTCAAACTGCTTTACAGAAGATCGATGTCAGCCGCTGACATTGCCGATGAGCTTGAAGTGCGCCTGAATACCCTCAAGTACAACCTGGATTCACTCCTTGAAGCCGGGCTGATCAGAGTCAGACAGGTAAAATGGAGTCGAAAAGGAAGAGAAATAAAGGTGTATGAAGCAGTAGAGAAAGTAATAATTCTTCTGCCAGGAAAAAGAAGTCCTGATATGTCCCTCATATTAACGATGCTCCGGCAGCACAGCCTGAAAAGCCCGGAAGGATCGGATGTTTCGGGAGTTTATTGTGAGCCCGGAATCTGA